A portion of the Burkholderia pseudomultivorans genome contains these proteins:
- the copC gene encoding copper homeostasis periplasmic binding protein CopC gives MYFDSFPFGRKAAAVVLAATISSAAFAHAHVASSDPAANAALAAAPAAVTIDFTETLEPAFSSIVVVDGDGKTVSDGRARIDAANRKRMTVPLAALGAGAYTVKWVAVATDGHRTQGAYGFSVK, from the coding sequence ATGTATTTCGATTCGTTCCCGTTCGGCCGCAAGGCCGCCGCCGTCGTGCTCGCCGCGACCATTTCGTCGGCCGCGTTCGCGCATGCGCACGTCGCGAGCAGCGATCCGGCCGCGAACGCGGCGCTTGCCGCCGCGCCGGCGGCCGTCACGATCGACTTCACCGAAACGCTCGAGCCGGCGTTCAGCTCGATCGTGGTGGTCGACGGCGACGGCAAGACCGTGTCGGACGGCCGCGCGCGCATCGACGCCGCGAACCGCAAGCGCATGACGGTGCCGCTCGCCGCGCTCGGCGCCGGCGCCTACACGGTGAAGTGGGTGGCCGTCGCGACCGACGGGCACCGGACGCAGGGCGCATACGGCTTCAGCGTCAAGTAA
- a CDS encoding pseudouridine synthase: MDLESILYTQGFGSRRQCRGLIDAGRVAIAGAPATDPDARFDTDGLVFTVDGTPWPFHARAYLALNKPAGYECSRDPQHHASVFSLLPAPLVARGVQCVGRLDQDTTGLLLLSDDGQFVHAYTSPKRKVPKTYVATVRHPLDDAQLDALRTGVQLHGEPRPIAAVAADARDTHALALTVLEGKYHQVKRMVAAASNRVEALHRERIGGFTLPDDLAPGAWRWLDDADLSALRNPVKTL, translated from the coding sequence ATGGATCTCGAAAGCATTCTCTACACGCAGGGCTTCGGCTCGCGCCGCCAGTGCCGCGGCCTGATCGACGCGGGCCGCGTCGCCATCGCGGGCGCGCCCGCGACCGACCCGGACGCCCGGTTCGACACCGACGGCCTCGTCTTCACCGTCGACGGCACGCCGTGGCCCTTCCATGCGCGCGCGTATCTCGCGCTGAACAAGCCGGCCGGCTACGAGTGCTCGCGCGATCCGCAGCATCACGCGAGCGTGTTCAGCCTGCTGCCCGCGCCGCTCGTCGCGCGCGGCGTGCAGTGCGTCGGCCGCCTCGACCAGGACACGACCGGCCTGCTGCTGCTGTCCGACGACGGCCAGTTCGTGCACGCGTACACGTCGCCCAAGCGCAAGGTACCGAAAACCTACGTCGCGACCGTGCGCCATCCGCTCGACGACGCGCAGCTCGACGCGCTGCGCACCGGCGTGCAGCTGCACGGCGAGCCCAGGCCGATCGCGGCGGTCGCCGCCGACGCGCGCGACACGCACGCGCTCGCGCTGACCGTCCTCGAAGGCAAGTATCACCAGGTGAAGCGCATGGTCGCGGCGGCCAGCAACCGCGTGGAAGCGCTGCACCGCGAGCGCATCGGCGGCTTCACGCTGCCGGACGACCTGGCACCGGGTGCATGGCGCTGGCTCGACGACGCCGACCTTTCAGCGCTGCGCAATCCCGTCAAAACCCTGTAA
- a CDS encoding NAD-dependent epimerase/dehydratase family protein has protein sequence MIATRTLRRPRALIVGCGDVGLRCVAQWRGARCNPRIVALTSHPARRDALRDAGATPIVGNLDQRATLRRIAGLARTVLHLAPPQPDGRDDRRTRALIAALSMPARRPGQPVSAVGRLRTLRVASRQVGAPGRKARIVPDGLRAPRLVYASTTGVYGDCGGARIDETRPLRPANPRAFRRVSAERQLRAATARGVLSARIVRIPGIYAENRLPLARLERGTPALETADDVYTNHIHADDLATILRRAAERGRPARAVHASDDSELRMGDYFDRVAQAFGLPRPPRISRADAERQLEPTLLSFMRESRRLSNARLKTELCVSLRYPTVDEFLQTLAPGGASGQRR, from the coding sequence ATGATCGCGACACGAACCCTGCGCCGGCCGCGCGCGCTGATCGTCGGCTGCGGCGACGTCGGCCTGCGCTGCGTCGCGCAATGGCGCGGCGCGCGCTGCAACCCGCGGATCGTCGCGCTGACGAGCCATCCGGCGCGCCGCGACGCGCTGCGCGACGCGGGCGCGACGCCGATCGTCGGCAATCTCGACCAGCGCGCCACGCTGCGCCGCATCGCGGGCCTTGCCCGCACGGTCCTGCATCTCGCGCCGCCGCAGCCCGACGGCCGTGACGACCGGCGCACGCGTGCGCTGATCGCCGCATTGAGCATGCCTGCCCGGCGGCCGGGCCAGCCCGTATCGGCGGTGGGCCGGCTGCGCACGCTGCGCGTCGCGTCCCGGCAGGTTGGCGCGCCCGGCCGGAAAGCGCGTATTGTACCCGACGGCCTTCGCGCGCCACGGCTCGTCTACGCGAGCACGACGGGCGTTTACGGCGACTGCGGCGGGGCGCGCATCGACGAAACCCGGCCGCTGCGCCCCGCGAATCCGCGTGCGTTTCGCCGCGTGTCGGCCGAACGGCAGCTGCGCGCGGCGACGGCGCGGGGCGTGCTGTCCGCGCGTATCGTGCGCATCCCGGGCATCTACGCGGAGAACCGGCTGCCGCTCGCGCGTCTCGAGCGCGGCACGCCTGCGCTCGAGACGGCCGACGACGTCTACACGAACCACATCCATGCGGACGACCTCGCGACGATCCTGCGCCGCGCGGCCGAACGCGGCAGGCCGGCGCGCGCGGTGCACGCGTCGGACGACAGCGAACTGCGGATGGGAGACTATTTCGACCGGGTCGCGCAGGCGTTCGGCCTGCCGCGGCCGCCGCGCATCAGCCGCGCGGACGCCGAGCGCCAGCTCGAGCCGACGCTGCTGTCGTTCATGCGCGAGTCGCGACGGCTGTCCAACGCACGGCTCAAGACCGAATTGTGCGTGAGCCTGCGCTATCCGACCGTAGACGAATTCCTTCAAACGCTCGCGCCGGGCGGCGCGTCAGGTCAGCGCCGGTAG
- a CDS encoding CDP-6-deoxy-delta-3,4-glucoseen reductase has protein sequence MAFNVTLKQSGRQFQVESDETVLAAALRQNVHLPYGCKNGACGSCKGQIVSGQIEQGPHAASALSNDERTRGLALLCCSKAQCDLEIDVREIAGVDGVQVKKLPCRIAALERKADDVMVVKLQLPANERLQYLAGQYVEFILKDGARRSYSMANAPHEEGPIELHIRHMPGGKFTDHVFGAMKERDILRFEGPLGTFFLREDSDKPIVLLASGTGFAPIKAIIEHVKHAGITRPMTLYWGARRKKDIYLGELAEQWAREIPNFKYVPVLSEPDAADQWTGRTGFVHRAVIEDLPDLSGHQIYACGAPVMVESAQRDFTQHHGLPADEFYADSFTSAADLAHPV, from the coding sequence ATGGCATTCAACGTCACTCTCAAGCAAAGCGGCCGGCAGTTCCAGGTCGAGTCGGATGAAACCGTGCTGGCCGCCGCGCTGCGCCAGAACGTCCATCTGCCGTACGGCTGCAAGAACGGCGCGTGCGGCTCCTGCAAGGGGCAGATCGTGTCGGGGCAGATCGAGCAGGGTCCGCACGCGGCGTCGGCGCTGTCCAACGACGAACGCACGCGCGGCCTCGCGCTGCTGTGCTGCTCGAAGGCGCAATGCGATCTCGAGATCGACGTGCGCGAGATCGCCGGCGTCGACGGCGTGCAGGTCAAGAAGCTGCCGTGCCGGATCGCCGCGCTCGAACGCAAGGCCGACGACGTGATGGTCGTGAAGCTGCAGCTGCCGGCCAACGAGCGCCTGCAGTATCTGGCGGGCCAGTACGTCGAGTTCATCCTGAAGGACGGCGCGCGCCGCAGCTACTCGATGGCGAACGCGCCGCACGAGGAAGGCCCGATCGAGCTGCATATCCGCCACATGCCGGGCGGCAAGTTCACCGACCACGTGTTCGGCGCGATGAAGGAGCGCGACATCCTGCGCTTCGAGGGGCCGCTCGGCACGTTCTTCCTGCGCGAGGATTCCGACAAGCCGATCGTGCTGCTCGCATCGGGCACCGGCTTCGCGCCGATCAAGGCGATCATCGAGCACGTGAAGCACGCGGGCATCACGCGGCCGATGACGCTCTACTGGGGCGCGCGCCGCAAGAAGGACATCTATCTCGGCGAGCTGGCCGAGCAGTGGGCGCGCGAGATCCCGAACTTCAAGTACGTGCCGGTGCTGTCGGAGCCGGACGCCGCCGACCAGTGGACGGGCCGCACCGGCTTCGTGCACCGCGCGGTGATCGAGGACCTGCCCGACCTGTCGGGTCATCAGATCTACGCGTGCGGCGCGCCGGTGATGGTCGAGTCGGCGCAGCGCGACTTCACGCAGCACCACGGGCTGCCGGCCGACGAGTTCTACGCGGACTCGTTCACGAGCGCTGCCGACCTCGCGCATCCGGTCTGA
- a CDS encoding acetylornithine transaminase, which translates to MPLNDYPIDSLMYITNRPDIVFTHGKGSWLYDHTGKRYLDFIQGWAVNSLGHCNDGIVEALKTQADKLLNPSPAFYNEPMAKLAGLLTQHSVFDKVFFTNSGAEANEGAIKLARKWGRKFRNGAYEIITFDHSFHGRTLATMSASGKPGWDTIYAPQVPGFPKAELNNINSVEKLITDKTVAVMLEPIQGEGGVLPATPEFMRELRALTRQHNLLLIVDEVQSGCGRAGTLFAYELSGIEPDIMTLAKGIGGGVPLGALLSKADVAVFEAGDQGGTYNGNPLMTAVGHSVISQLVAPGFLEGVRARGEYLKRKLLELSEERGFEGERGEGLLRALLLGKDIGPQIVEKARDMQPDGLLLNAARPNLLRFMPALNVTTEEIDQMMAMLRSVLDTL; encoded by the coding sequence ATGCCCCTGAACGATTACCCGATCGACTCGCTGATGTACATCACGAACCGCCCCGACATCGTGTTTACGCACGGCAAGGGTTCGTGGCTCTACGATCACACGGGCAAGCGCTATCTGGACTTCATCCAGGGCTGGGCCGTCAACAGCCTCGGGCATTGCAACGACGGCATCGTCGAAGCGCTGAAGACGCAGGCCGACAAGCTGCTGAACCCGTCGCCGGCGTTCTACAACGAGCCGATGGCGAAGCTCGCGGGCCTGCTCACGCAGCACAGCGTGTTCGACAAGGTGTTCTTCACGAACAGCGGCGCGGAAGCGAACGAAGGCGCGATCAAGCTCGCGCGCAAGTGGGGCCGCAAGTTCAGGAACGGCGCGTACGAGATCATCACGTTCGACCACAGCTTCCACGGCCGCACGCTCGCGACGATGTCGGCCAGCGGCAAGCCGGGCTGGGACACGATCTACGCGCCGCAAGTGCCGGGCTTCCCGAAGGCCGAGCTGAACAACATCAATTCGGTCGAGAAGCTGATCACCGACAAGACCGTCGCGGTGATGCTCGAACCGATCCAGGGCGAAGGCGGCGTGCTGCCGGCGACGCCCGAATTCATGCGCGAGCTGCGCGCGCTGACCCGGCAGCACAACCTGCTGCTGATCGTCGACGAAGTGCAGAGCGGCTGTGGCCGCGCGGGCACGCTGTTCGCCTACGAGCTGTCGGGCATCGAGCCGGACATCATGACGCTCGCGAAGGGCATCGGCGGCGGCGTGCCGCTCGGCGCGCTGCTGTCGAAGGCCGACGTCGCGGTGTTCGAGGCCGGCGACCAGGGCGGCACGTACAACGGCAACCCGCTGATGACGGCGGTCGGCCATTCGGTGATCTCGCAGCTCGTCGCGCCCGGCTTCCTCGAAGGCGTGCGGGCGCGCGGCGAATACCTGAAGCGCAAGCTGCTCGAGCTGTCGGAGGAACGCGGCTTCGAAGGCGAACGCGGCGAAGGCCTGTTGCGCGCGCTGCTGCTCGGCAAGGACATCGGCCCGCAGATCGTCGAGAAGGCGCGCGACATGCAGCCCGACGGCCTGCTGCTGAACGCCGCACGCCCGAACCTGCTACGCTTCATGCCCGCGCTGAACGTGACGACCGAGGAAATCGACCAGATGATGGCGATGCTGCGGTCGGTGCTCGATACGCTCTGA
- a CDS encoding GNAT family acetyltransferase, giving the protein MDAAADAVVIRPFERADTDAVLAVWRDAFPHYDAAGAPPHRDPRRSIELKLATQPELFFVATCGARVVGTLMAGFDGHRGWLYSFGVAHDARRLGIGRALIAHAERALAERGCLKINLQVLPGNDDACRFYAALGYRVEERISFGKTLPAA; this is encoded by the coding sequence ATGGATGCCGCCGCCGATGCCGTCGTGATCCGCCCGTTCGAACGCGCCGACACCGATGCCGTGCTCGCGGTGTGGCGCGACGCGTTTCCGCATTACGACGCGGCCGGCGCGCCGCCGCATCGCGATCCGCGGCGATCGATCGAGCTGAAGCTCGCGACGCAGCCGGAGCTGTTCTTCGTCGCAACCTGCGGCGCGCGCGTGGTCGGCACGCTGATGGCGGGCTTCGACGGGCATCGCGGCTGGCTCTACTCGTTCGGCGTCGCGCACGATGCGCGGCGGCTCGGCATCGGCCGCGCACTGATCGCGCATGCGGAGCGTGCGCTGGCCGAGCGCGGCTGCCTGAAGATCAACCTGCAGGTGCTGCCCGGCAACGATGACGCGTGCCGCTTCTATGCGGCGCTCGGCTATCGCGTCGAGGAACGCATCTCGTTCGGCAAGACGCTGCCGGCCGCGTAA
- a CDS encoding DUF2278 family protein yields the protein MSLDYGFVKAKVKSVAQLKGSPHGSEIQYHIHLTLALPAGDWDVAINVGTNDADDLLNYKLVYDFHHPITQTLAAAPEGYSDLTGQAALPALDYLRSDILDETGAWRASAVMDGTEHAEPIPSLLRLVSAAQSQGLDVVVFGRTYSEGNGIHDTHMNQGSTGQNYLHRAGDDHNDHNDVWQDGALIVRVSDTQWAAYFAAFEQQAVPTDALGNPLPCAGPITR from the coding sequence ATGAGTCTGGATTACGGTTTCGTGAAGGCGAAGGTGAAGTCGGTGGCGCAACTGAAGGGTTCGCCGCATGGCAGCGAGATCCAGTATCACATCCACTTGACGCTGGCGCTGCCGGCGGGCGACTGGGATGTCGCGATCAACGTCGGCACCAACGATGCGGACGACCTGCTGAACTACAAGCTCGTCTACGATTTCCACCACCCGATCACGCAGACGCTCGCGGCGGCGCCCGAAGGCTACTCGGACCTCACCGGGCAGGCCGCGCTGCCGGCGCTCGACTACCTGCGCAGCGACATCCTGGACGAAACGGGTGCATGGCGCGCGAGCGCGGTGATGGACGGCACCGAGCATGCGGAGCCGATTCCGTCCTTGCTGCGGCTCGTGAGTGCCGCGCAGTCGCAAGGGCTCGACGTCGTCGTGTTCGGCCGTACGTATTCGGAAGGCAACGGCATCCACGACACGCACATGAACCAGGGCTCGACGGGCCAGAACTACCTGCACCGCGCGGGCGACGACCATAACGACCACAACGACGTGTGGCAGGACGGCGCGCTGATCGTGCGTGTCAGCGACACGCAGTGGGCCGCCTACTTCGCCGCGTTCGAACAGCAGGCCGTGCCGACCGATGCGCTCGGCAATCCGCTGCCGTGCGCGGGGCCGATCACGCGCTGA
- a CDS encoding ABC transporter ATP-binding protein: MAAAMLKIKGLQVNYGGIQAVKGVDMEVRQGELVTLIGANGAGKTTTMKAITGLKPYSAGDIEYDGKSIKGVPPHELLKRGLAMVPEGRGIFARMSIVENMQMGAYLRNDNDQIKKDVDRMFGFFPRLKERASQLAGTLSGGEQQMLAMARAILSKPKLLLLDEPSMGLSPIMVEKIFEVVREISKEGITVLLVEQNARLALQAADRGYVMDSGTVTMEGDAKQMLDDPKVRAAYLGE, encoded by the coding sequence ATGGCAGCGGCAATGTTGAAAATCAAGGGCTTGCAGGTCAACTACGGCGGCATCCAGGCCGTCAAGGGCGTTGACATGGAAGTCCGTCAGGGCGAGCTCGTGACGCTGATCGGCGCGAACGGCGCCGGCAAGACCACGACGATGAAGGCGATCACCGGCCTGAAGCCGTATTCGGCCGGCGACATCGAATACGACGGCAAGTCGATCAAGGGCGTGCCGCCGCACGAGCTGCTCAAGCGCGGCCTCGCGATGGTACCGGAAGGTCGCGGGATCTTCGCGCGCATGTCGATCGTCGAGAACATGCAGATGGGCGCGTACCTGCGCAACGACAACGACCAGATCAAGAAGGACGTCGACCGGATGTTCGGCTTCTTCCCGCGTCTGAAGGAGCGGGCGTCGCAGCTCGCGGGCACGCTGTCGGGCGGCGAGCAGCAGATGCTGGCGATGGCGCGCGCAATCCTGTCGAAGCCGAAGCTGCTGCTGCTCGACGAGCCGTCGATGGGGCTGTCGCCGATCATGGTCGAGAAGATCTTCGAAGTGGTGCGCGAGATCTCGAAGGAGGGCATCACGGTGCTGCTCGTCGAGCAGAACGCGCGCCTCGCGCTGCAGGCAGCCGACCGCGGCTACGTGATGGATTCGGGCACGGTCACGATGGAAGGCGACGCGAAGCAGATGCTCGACGATCCGAAGGTGCGGGCTGCGTATCTCGGTGAATGA
- a CDS encoding ABC transporter ATP-binding protein — MSDKQIRLSVQGVNKRFGGLQALSDVGLQIKEGEIYGLIGPNGAGKTTFFNVITGLYTPDSGDFKLDGQNYTPTAVHQVAKAGIARTFQNIRLFGGMTALENVMVGRHVRTKHGLLGAVFQTPAERQEEREIKERAIELLEYVGVLQYADYTARNLSYGHQRRLEIARALATDPKLLALDEPAAGMNATEKVELTRLLDKIRSDGRTILLIEHDVKLVMGLCNRMTVLDYGKVIAEGLPQDVQKNPKVIEAYLGAGVH; from the coding sequence ATGAGCGACAAGCAAATCCGACTGTCCGTGCAGGGCGTGAACAAGCGCTTCGGCGGGCTGCAGGCGCTGTCCGACGTCGGCCTGCAGATCAAGGAAGGCGAGATCTACGGGCTGATCGGCCCGAACGGCGCGGGCAAGACCACGTTCTTCAACGTGATCACGGGCCTCTACACGCCGGACTCCGGCGACTTCAAGCTGGACGGCCAGAACTACACGCCGACGGCGGTGCACCAGGTCGCCAAGGCCGGCATCGCGCGCACGTTCCAGAACATCCGGCTGTTCGGCGGGATGACGGCGCTGGAGAACGTGATGGTGGGCCGCCACGTGCGCACCAAGCACGGGCTGCTCGGCGCGGTGTTCCAGACGCCGGCCGAACGCCAGGAAGAGCGCGAGATCAAGGAGCGTGCGATCGAGCTGCTCGAATACGTCGGCGTGCTGCAGTACGCGGACTACACCGCGCGCAACCTGTCGTACGGCCACCAGCGCCGGCTGGAGATCGCGCGTGCCCTGGCGACCGACCCGAAGCTGCTCGCGCTCGACGAGCCGGCAGCCGGGATGAACGCGACCGAGAAGGTCGAACTCACGCGCCTGCTCGACAAGATCCGTTCGGACGGCCGCACGATCCTGCTGATCGAGCACGACGTGAAGCTCGTGATGGGGCTGTGCAACCGGATGACGGTGCTCGATTACGGCAAGGTGATCGCCGAGGGTCTGCCGCAGGACGTGCAGAAGAATCCGAAGGTGATTGAGGCATATCTCGGCGCAGGGGTGCACTGA
- a CDS encoding ABC transporter permease subunit — MTSIQPIESSTSLVEERNTTKTVVIGILTAAFVIAAPIIIGSAGGNYWVRVLDFAMLYVMLALGLNVVVGFAGLLDLGYIAFYAVGAYTAALLSSPHLSSQFEWIAALAPNGLHVPFLIIVPIAMALAATFGILLGAPTLRLRGDYLAIVTLGFGEIVRIFMNNLDRPVNITNGPKGITGIDPVHVGGFSLAQTHTIFGFQLPSVYLYYYLFVLCALLVIWVCTRLQHSRIGRAWAAIREDEIAAKAMGINTRNVKLLAFAMGASFGGLSGAMFGAFQGFVSPESFTFWESIVVLACVVLGGMGHIPGVILGAVLLAIFPEFLRSTMSPLQHALFGHDVVDTEVIRQALYGLAMVVIMLYRSEGLWPAPKHEDRIAKLAKRNSKKPVRA; from the coding sequence ATGACATCCATTCAACCGATCGAATCGTCGACGTCGCTCGTCGAAGAACGCAACACCACGAAGACCGTCGTCATCGGCATCCTGACCGCGGCATTCGTGATCGCCGCGCCGATCATCATCGGCTCGGCCGGCGGCAACTACTGGGTCCGCGTGCTCGACTTCGCGATGCTGTACGTGATGCTCGCGCTGGGCCTGAACGTGGTGGTCGGCTTCGCCGGCCTGCTCGACCTCGGCTACATCGCGTTCTACGCGGTGGGCGCGTACACGGCGGCGCTGCTGAGTTCGCCGCACCTGAGCTCGCAGTTCGAGTGGATCGCGGCGCTCGCACCGAACGGGCTGCACGTGCCGTTCCTGATCATCGTGCCGATCGCGATGGCGCTCGCGGCGACCTTCGGGATCCTGCTGGGCGCGCCGACGCTGCGCCTGCGCGGCGACTACCTGGCGATCGTCACGCTCGGCTTCGGTGAAATCGTGCGGATCTTCATGAACAACCTCGACCGTCCGGTGAACATCACCAACGGCCCGAAGGGGATCACGGGCATCGATCCGGTGCACGTCGGCGGCTTCAGCCTCGCGCAGACGCACACGATCTTCGGCTTCCAGCTGCCGTCGGTCTACTTGTACTACTACCTGTTCGTGCTGTGCGCTCTGCTGGTGATCTGGGTCTGTACGCGCCTGCAGCACTCGCGTATCGGCCGTGCCTGGGCCGCGATCCGCGAGGACGAGATCGCCGCGAAGGCGATGGGCATCAACACCCGTAACGTGAAGCTGCTCGCGTTCGCGATGGGCGCGTCGTTCGGCGGTCTGTCGGGCGCGATGTTCGGCGCGTTCCAGGGCTTCGTGTCGCCCGAGTCGTTCACGTTCTGGGAGTCGATCGTCGTGCTGGCCTGCGTGGTGCTCGGCGGCATGGGCCACATCCCGGGCGTGATCCTGGGTGCGGTGCTGCTCGCGATCTTCCCGGAATTCCTGCGCTCGACGATGAGCCCGCTGCAGCACGCGCTGTTCGGCCACGACGTCGTCGATACCGAAGTGATCCGTCAGGCGCTGTACGGCCTCGCGATGGTGGTGATCATGCTGTACCGCTCGGAAGGCCTGTGGCCGGCGCCCAAGCATGAGGACCGGATCGCGAAACTGGCGAAGCGCAACAGCAAGAAGCCGGTGCGCGCTTAA
- a CDS encoding branched-chain amino acid ABC transporter permease, translating into MDIFVQQILNGLVLGSVYAIIALGYTMVYGILGIINFAHGDVLMIGAMVALSAITVLQNHFPALGNVATLTIGLGIAAIVCAFVGFTIERVAYRPLRRAPRLAPLITAIGVSILLQTAAMIIWSRNPLPFPQLLPTDPINVIKATDTTPGAVISVTEIVIIAVAFIVMGGLLLLVHKTKLGRAMRAIAESPNTASLMGVNPNFVISATFMIGSALAALAGVMIASEYGNVHFYMGFIPGMKAFTAAVLGGIGNLGGAMVGGVLLGLIEQLGAGYIGNLTGGVFGSNYQDVFAFIVLIIVLVFRPSGLLGERVADRA; encoded by the coding sequence ATGGATATTTTCGTCCAGCAGATCCTCAACGGGCTGGTGCTCGGCAGTGTGTACGCCATCATCGCGTTGGGCTACACGATGGTGTACGGCATTCTCGGCATCATCAACTTCGCGCACGGCGACGTGCTGATGATCGGCGCGATGGTCGCGCTGTCCGCGATCACCGTGCTGCAGAACCATTTCCCCGCACTCGGCAACGTCGCGACGCTGACGATCGGCCTGGGCATCGCCGCGATCGTCTGCGCGTTCGTCGGCTTCACGATCGAACGCGTCGCGTACCGGCCGCTGCGCCGCGCGCCGCGTCTCGCGCCGCTGATCACCGCGATCGGCGTGTCGATCCTGCTGCAGACGGCCGCGATGATCATCTGGTCGCGCAACCCGCTGCCGTTCCCGCAGCTGCTGCCGACCGACCCGATCAACGTGATCAAGGCGACCGACACGACGCCCGGCGCCGTGATCTCGGTCACTGAAATCGTGATCATCGCCGTCGCGTTCATCGTGATGGGCGGCCTGCTGCTGCTGGTGCACAAGACCAAGCTCGGCCGCGCGATGCGCGCGATCGCGGAAAGCCCGAACACCGCGAGCCTGATGGGCGTGAACCCGAACTTCGTGATCTCGGCCACCTTCATGATCGGCTCCGCGCTCGCCGCGCTGGCCGGCGTGATGATCGCGTCCGAATACGGCAACGTGCACTTCTACATGGGCTTCATCCCCGGCATGAAGGCGTTCACCGCCGCCGTGCTCGGCGGGATCGGCAACCTCGGCGGCGCAATGGTCGGCGGCGTGCTGCTCGGCCTGATCGAGCAGCTGGGCGCCGGCTACATCGGCAACCTCACGGGCGGCGTATTCGGCAGCAACTACCAGGACGTGTTCGCCTTCATCGTGCTGATCATCGTGCTGGTATTCCGTCCGTCGGGCCTGCTCGGCGAACGTGTCGCGGATCGCGCGTAA
- the ispH gene encoding 4-hydroxy-3-methylbut-2-enyl diphosphate reductase — translation MSTTDTLSGQTVAADAEILLAQPRGFCAGVDRAIEIVERAIAMHGAPIYVRHEIVHNKYVVEDLKKKGAIFVEELEEVPAGNTVIFSAHGVSKSVRDEAGVRGLRIYDATCPLVTKVHVEVAKMRQDGVDIVMIGHKGHPEVEGTMGQVERGMHLVESVEDVQKLELADPERIALVTQTTLSVDDAAEIIAALKAKYPKIREPKKQDICYATQNRQDAVKFMAPQCDVVIVVGSPNSSNSSRLREVAEKRGVDAYMVDAPEQIDPAWVAGKRRIGVTAGASAPEVLAQAVIARLRELGVRNVRALDGIEENVSFPLPRGLNLPPAA, via the coding sequence ATGAGCACCACCGATACGCTGTCCGGACAGACCGTCGCAGCCGACGCCGAAATCCTGCTCGCGCAGCCGCGCGGCTTTTGCGCGGGGGTCGACCGTGCGATCGAGATCGTCGAGCGCGCGATCGCGATGCACGGCGCGCCGATCTACGTCCGTCACGAGATCGTCCACAACAAGTACGTGGTCGAGGATCTGAAGAAGAAGGGCGCGATCTTCGTCGAGGAACTCGAGGAAGTGCCGGCCGGCAATACCGTGATCTTCAGCGCGCACGGCGTGTCGAAGTCCGTGCGCGACGAAGCCGGCGTGCGCGGGCTGCGCATCTACGACGCGACGTGCCCGCTCGTCACCAAGGTGCACGTCGAAGTCGCGAAGATGCGCCAGGACGGCGTCGACATCGTGATGATCGGCCACAAGGGCCATCCGGAAGTCGAAGGCACGATGGGGCAGGTCGAGCGCGGCATGCACCTGGTCGAGAGCGTCGAGGACGTGCAGAAGCTCGAGCTCGCGGATCCCGAGCGCATCGCGCTCGTCACGCAGACGACGCTGTCGGTCGACGACGCGGCCGAGATCATTGCGGCGCTGAAGGCGAAGTATCCGAAGATCCGCGAGCCGAAGAAGCAGGACATCTGCTACGCGACGCAGAATCGCCAGGACGCGGTGAAGTTCATGGCGCCGCAGTGCGACGTCGTGATCGTCGTCGGCAGCCCGAACAGCTCGAATTCGAGCCGGCTGCGCGAAGTGGCCGAGAAGCGCGGCGTGGACGCGTACATGGTCGACGCGCCCGAGCAGATCGATCCGGCATGGGTCGCCGGCAAGCGCCGCATCGGCGTGACGGCCGGCGCGTCGGCGCCCGAGGTGCTCGCGCAGGCCGTGATCGCGCGGCTGCGCGAACTCGGCGTGCGCAACGTGCGTGCGCTCGACGGGATCGAGGAAAACGTGTCGTTTCCGCTGCCGCGCGGGTTGAACCTGCCGCCCGCCGCCTGA